In Paenarthrobacter sp. GOM3, a single window of DNA contains:
- a CDS encoding alpha/beta fold hydrolase — MVTGTWPGVRPEWSRTIDAPSTSAVDAPGTVRQWHLLDNGEQLARRGLTPAGTLLCVHGNPTWSYLWRTLLAAGTDPTQPWRVIAVDQLDMGYSERTGEFRRLADRINDLGDLTDALGLEGPVVTVGHDWGGVISLGWALAHPTELTGVILTNTAVHQPSESKIPPALRLALHPAVHSWGTTTSDAFLRVTHSLASPPLPADVRKAYMAPYKGPHRRSGVGNFVADIPTDANHPSFPALEAVAEGLREVKVPALMLWGPRDPIFSDRYLKDLIGRLPHAEVHRFEGAGHLLAEDRDIATPVFQWLARHAQDGTQHSAGTRPDAVVTGEAAPELAAFRPLWDELGTLAESASGADTAVAEMGADGSVARSLSWHGLNRRVLDTAAGLREAGVVSGSRVSLMVPPGVDLTVALYACLRLGAVVVVADAGLGTKGLSRAVKGATPDFLIGIDRALAAAAALGWPGRRISVQDLPATRRRLLRVETSLTAFARRSGGGLDVHHAAVDPEAPAAVLFTSGSTGPAKGVLYTHRQLAATRDTLAKTFDIRPGARLVAGFAPFALLGPALGAVSVTPDMDVTAPRTLTARALADAVAAIDATVVFAAPAALRNVLATHDGISEAGQTALAGVQLLLSAGAPIPEPLLAQVQQLLPGASLHTPYGMTEALPVTDISLQEIQAAEAAIGTIKGAGNGVCVGTPVHGARIAVIPLAEDGTASGSQPVTEAGVTGEVLVSAPHVKDSYDRLWLTQQGSTNPVGWHRTGDVGHFDAEGRLWVEGRLQHVVTAPGKAVTPVGAEQAVERLDGVGLAAVAGVGPAGTQAIVAVVETVPPVRKAGPAAPHLAHRVRAAARQAGVDVSAVLVVPNQPTDIRHNAKIDRTRLSAWAALVLAGGRPGKP, encoded by the coding sequence GCGTACGCCCCGAATGGTCACGGACAATTGACGCGCCCTCCACTTCCGCCGTGGATGCTCCCGGAACCGTTCGTCAATGGCATCTCCTGGACAACGGCGAACAGCTCGCGCGGCGCGGCCTTACCCCCGCCGGCACCCTGCTCTGCGTGCATGGGAACCCCACCTGGTCCTATCTGTGGCGAACACTGCTGGCCGCCGGAACCGATCCCACCCAGCCTTGGCGCGTCATCGCAGTTGACCAACTGGACATGGGCTACTCGGAACGTACCGGCGAATTCCGCCGCCTCGCCGACAGGATCAATGACCTGGGCGACCTCACCGATGCCTTGGGCCTGGAAGGCCCCGTGGTCACTGTCGGCCACGACTGGGGAGGTGTGATCAGCCTCGGCTGGGCGTTGGCCCACCCCACTGAGCTGACCGGAGTGATCCTCACCAACACAGCGGTCCACCAGCCATCAGAATCCAAGATCCCGCCCGCACTGCGGCTCGCCTTGCACCCGGCCGTCCACTCCTGGGGGACGACGACGTCCGATGCTTTCCTGCGGGTCACGCATTCCCTGGCGTCCCCTCCGCTGCCCGCTGACGTCCGGAAAGCGTACATGGCCCCCTACAAGGGTCCGCACCGTCGCAGTGGCGTGGGAAATTTCGTGGCCGACATTCCCACTGACGCCAACCACCCCAGCTTCCCGGCGCTTGAAGCCGTGGCCGAGGGCCTGCGCGAAGTAAAGGTCCCCGCTTTGATGCTCTGGGGCCCGCGCGACCCTATTTTCTCCGACCGCTACCTCAAGGACCTTATCGGCCGGCTTCCCCACGCGGAGGTCCACCGCTTCGAAGGGGCAGGCCACCTGCTCGCAGAAGACCGCGACATTGCCACGCCTGTTTTCCAATGGTTGGCACGGCACGCACAGGACGGAACCCAACACAGCGCAGGCACCCGTCCGGACGCCGTGGTGACGGGAGAAGCCGCCCCGGAGCTGGCTGCTTTCCGCCCCCTATGGGACGAGCTCGGCACCCTGGCGGAGTCTGCCTCCGGCGCCGATACCGCCGTCGCTGAAATGGGAGCCGATGGCAGCGTTGCGAGGTCGCTGAGCTGGCACGGGCTCAACCGCAGGGTGCTGGACACGGCGGCAGGACTTCGGGAAGCCGGTGTCGTCAGTGGCAGCCGCGTAAGCCTCATGGTTCCGCCGGGCGTGGACCTGACAGTGGCACTCTATGCCTGCCTTCGACTGGGCGCCGTGGTGGTCGTGGCGGACGCCGGGCTCGGAACCAAAGGCCTGAGCCGCGCTGTCAAAGGGGCAACACCGGATTTCCTGATCGGCATCGACAGGGCACTTGCTGCAGCCGCCGCGCTCGGTTGGCCGGGGCGTCGGATCAGCGTCCAGGACCTGCCAGCCACCCGCCGTCGACTTCTTCGGGTTGAAACCTCGCTTACAGCGTTCGCCCGGCGCAGCGGGGGCGGTTTGGACGTGCATCACGCTGCCGTGGATCCCGAGGCTCCAGCGGCCGTGCTGTTCACGTCCGGATCAACAGGCCCCGCCAAGGGCGTTCTCTACACGCACCGGCAATTGGCTGCGACGCGGGATACGCTGGCGAAAACCTTCGACATCCGTCCGGGCGCCCGGCTCGTGGCAGGCTTCGCTCCGTTTGCCCTGCTGGGTCCCGCCCTGGGTGCCGTCTCGGTCACCCCGGACATGGACGTTACTGCCCCCCGCACCCTGACTGCCCGCGCCCTGGCAGATGCCGTTGCTGCGATCGACGCCACGGTGGTCTTCGCCGCCCCGGCAGCATTGCGTAACGTGCTGGCCACGCACGACGGGATCAGCGAAGCGGGCCAAACAGCCCTGGCCGGGGTGCAGTTGCTCCTCTCGGCCGGTGCACCCATCCCGGAGCCCCTCTTGGCGCAGGTGCAGCAGTTGTTGCCGGGCGCCTCGCTGCACACGCCGTACGGGATGACCGAAGCCCTCCCCGTCACCGACATCAGCCTCCAGGAGATACAGGCCGCCGAAGCCGCCATCGGGACCATCAAGGGAGCCGGCAACGGCGTCTGCGTGGGCACGCCGGTCCACGGCGCCCGCATTGCCGTCATCCCGCTCGCTGAGGACGGAACCGCATCAGGTTCCCAGCCCGTGACGGAGGCCGGCGTGACGGGCGAGGTCCTGGTCAGCGCACCCCATGTGAAGGACTCCTACGACCGGCTCTGGTTGACCCAGCAAGGGAGCACCAATCCTGTCGGCTGGCACCGGACCGGGGACGTAGGGCATTTCGACGCCGAAGGCCGCCTCTGGGTCGAAGGCCGCCTGCAGCATGTCGTCACCGCGCCAGGCAAGGCAGTGACGCCTGTTGGTGCGGAGCAGGCCGTCGAGCGCTTGGACGGTGTGGGGCTGGCCGCCGTGGCCGGCGTTGGTCCTGCGGGCACCCAGGCGATTGTCGCCGTCGTCGAGACCGTCCCTCCGGTCCGGAAGGCCGGACCCGCCGCGCCGCATCTGGCGCACCGCGTCCGCGCCGCCGCCCGGCAAGCCGGCGTCGATGTCTCTGCCGTCTTGGTGGTTCCCAACCAGCCCACGGATATCCGGCACAACGCCAAAATAGACAGGACCCGGCTGTCCGCTTGGGCTGCACTGGTGCTGGCCGGCGGCCGACCGGGCAAACCATGA
- a CDS encoding LacI family DNA-binding transcriptional regulator: MADAGVPHGANGRGPEVALRRKPTINDVAKVAGVSFGTVSRVLNDAPDVSAATRQRVLQVIQDIGYRRNRAATALVTSRSTSIGIVTDGSPRFGPVGTLMALENVARKKGYATTVISAETPYADSVQAALDTLDDIGVGGIIVIAPVVDMASAVWNATCRVPVEMIAAGASSTPNVFTYSENQELGARLATQHLIDLGHTDIAHLAGSMDWFDGRVRKRGWEAALRDAGLPQGFCTEGDWSPRWAYETGLQLVRGGKIPQAIFAASDHTALGLIRAFTENGVRVPEDVSVVGFDDIEGSDYFLPPLTTVRQDFTALALMSMEVLVGAMEGREVDRTPTAPTLVVRNSSTRAARSPSPK, from the coding sequence ATGGCAGACGCTGGAGTCCCGCACGGAGCGAACGGACGTGGTCCGGAAGTCGCGTTACGCCGGAAGCCAACCATCAACGACGTAGCAAAAGTTGCCGGAGTTTCGTTTGGGACTGTCTCACGCGTCCTCAACGACGCACCGGATGTCAGTGCCGCCACCCGCCAACGCGTTCTGCAGGTCATCCAGGACATCGGATATCGCCGAAACAGGGCGGCAACCGCGCTGGTCACGAGCCGGTCTACTTCCATCGGCATCGTCACTGACGGTTCCCCCCGGTTCGGCCCCGTCGGGACGCTGATGGCCTTGGAAAACGTCGCCCGAAAGAAGGGCTATGCCACAACCGTGATCAGTGCCGAAACGCCGTACGCGGATTCCGTACAAGCGGCGCTCGACACCCTCGACGACATTGGCGTCGGCGGGATCATCGTTATTGCACCGGTGGTCGACATGGCATCAGCTGTATGGAACGCTACGTGCCGGGTGCCTGTGGAGATGATTGCCGCGGGAGCGTCGTCGACCCCCAACGTCTTCACATACTCCGAAAACCAGGAGCTTGGAGCACGTCTGGCCACCCAGCACCTCATCGACCTGGGCCACACCGACATTGCCCACCTGGCTGGATCCATGGACTGGTTCGACGGTCGGGTCCGAAAGCGCGGCTGGGAGGCAGCACTGCGTGACGCCGGCCTACCGCAGGGGTTCTGCACCGAAGGGGATTGGAGTCCGCGCTGGGCTTACGAAACCGGCCTCCAGCTTGTGCGGGGAGGGAAGATCCCGCAGGCGATCTTCGCCGCGAGCGACCATACAGCCCTCGGACTCATCCGCGCTTTCACTGAGAACGGCGTCCGCGTCCCGGAGGACGTCAGTGTGGTTGGGTTTGACGATATTGAAGGTTCAGATTATTTCCTGCCGCCGTTGACCACAGTGCGGCAGGACTTCACCGCCCTGGCGCTAATGAGCATGGAGGTGCTCGTGGGGGCCATGGAGGGTCGGGAAGTGGACCGCACTCCTACCGCGCCAACGCTGGTTGTTCGCAACAGCTCCACGCGGGCAGCAAGGAGTCCGTCTCCCAAGTAA
- a CDS encoding MBL fold metallo-hydrolase produces MKSGRSIRVTPLRVAELIAEGAPMPVYVHVIEHPDARVLVDTGMTELHPAVADMDPRLFPLGEQGFDIGSIDIVVNTHLHFDHCGGNHLFAGKPIYVQGQELDDARTLDDYTIREWVDAPGVTYVPVDKELELLPGLRLLPAPGHTRGSQVVAIDGDKHPTIIAGDTAVWFDDLDNPRTEGQHLVRSLNPEAVWLTHQHEPWRPVTSGP; encoded by the coding sequence ATGAAATCTGGCCGCTCGATCCGTGTCACGCCCCTCCGGGTAGCGGAGCTGATAGCCGAGGGGGCGCCGATGCCCGTCTATGTCCACGTGATTGAGCATCCTGATGCCCGCGTCCTGGTGGACACAGGCATGACGGAGCTTCATCCGGCGGTTGCCGACATGGACCCCCGGCTTTTCCCCTTAGGAGAGCAGGGCTTTGACATCGGCAGCATCGACATAGTGGTCAACACACACCTGCACTTCGACCACTGCGGAGGTAACCATCTCTTTGCCGGCAAGCCCATTTATGTCCAGGGCCAGGAGCTGGACGACGCCCGGACCCTTGATGACTACACCATCCGTGAATGGGTGGACGCGCCCGGGGTCACCTATGTGCCGGTCGATAAGGAGCTCGAGCTGCTTCCCGGTCTTCGGCTCTTGCCGGCACCCGGCCACACCCGCGGCTCCCAGGTGGTGGCCATCGACGGCGACAAGCACCCCACGATCATCGCAGGGGACACAGCGGTGTGGTTCGATGACCTCGATAACCCCCGTACGGAGGGACAGCACCTGGTGCGTTCATTGAACCCGGAGGCTGTGTGGCTTACGCACCAGCATGAGCCGTGGAGGCCCGTCACAAGCGGCCCCTGA
- a CDS encoding NAD-dependent epimerase/dehydratase family protein encodes MKVLVTGASGLLGREVARLLVRQGHNVTTFQRSPSGIDGVTDVRGSVTDADALRSALKGVDGVIHLAAKVSFTGRAAEFDHVNVRGTAHVLSAARAAGVRDVVFVSSPSVANSGAAIAGLAAGPADPKHAHGHYSRTKAEAELLALAADASDFRVTAIRPHVVWGPGDTQLVERVLARAKQGRLPLLDAGAALIDTTYVDNAASAIVTALHRMDHVHGKALVVTNGEPRPIGELLAGICAAGGVPAPAWAVPGRVARAVGSVVEKLWILAGRTEEPPMTRFLAEQLSTAHWFDQRETQQLLDWKPAVSIDEGLAKLGEYYGSGQHR; translated from the coding sequence ATGAAGGTCCTGGTCACAGGCGCCAGCGGCTTGCTGGGGCGGGAGGTGGCCCGGCTGCTGGTGCGGCAGGGCCATAACGTCACGACATTCCAACGAAGCCCTTCCGGGATCGACGGCGTCACTGACGTGCGGGGGTCGGTCACGGACGCTGATGCGCTTCGCAGCGCCCTCAAGGGCGTGGACGGGGTGATCCATCTCGCCGCCAAAGTGTCGTTCACGGGCAGGGCGGCCGAGTTCGACCACGTCAACGTCCGCGGGACAGCCCATGTGCTCTCCGCGGCCAGGGCCGCCGGGGTACGCGACGTGGTCTTCGTGTCCTCACCCTCCGTAGCCAATTCAGGTGCCGCCATCGCCGGTCTGGCAGCCGGTCCGGCCGACCCCAAGCATGCCCACGGCCACTATTCCCGGACCAAGGCAGAGGCCGAACTGCTGGCACTCGCGGCGGATGCGTCCGATTTCCGTGTCACTGCGATCCGCCCGCACGTCGTGTGGGGACCGGGTGACACCCAGCTCGTGGAGCGCGTTCTCGCCCGCGCAAAGCAAGGGCGGCTGCCGCTGCTGGACGCCGGCGCAGCCCTGATCGACACCACCTACGTGGACAACGCGGCCTCGGCCATTGTCACCGCACTGCACCGTATGGACCATGTACATGGCAAAGCCCTGGTGGTCACTAACGGTGAGCCCCGGCCCATCGGGGAACTGCTTGCCGGCATTTGCGCTGCAGGTGGGGTTCCGGCCCCTGCATGGGCTGTACCGGGCCGTGTGGCCCGGGCGGTTGGCTCGGTGGTCGAGAAACTCTGGATCCTGGCAGGACGAACAGAAGAGCCGCCGATGACCAGGTTCCTCGCTGAGCAGCTCTCTACTGCGCACTGGTTCGACCAGCGCGAAACGCAGCAACTCCTGGACTGGAAGCCGGCCGTTTCAATCGACGAAGGACTCGCCAAACTCGGAGAATACTACGGTTCGGGGCAGCATCGCTGA
- a CDS encoding glutathione-independent formaldehyde dehydrogenase has protein sequence MKAVVYKGPNDVSVEDVPDAKIEHPADVLVRITTTNICGSDLHMYEGRTSFETGRTFGHENLGEVVEVGPAVDKVKVGERVVLPFNIACGFCKNCERGFTNYCLTMQPEPKLAGAAYGFADMGPYQGGQAEYLRVPYGDFNCLRLGEDAAEKELDYVMVADIFPTGWHATEMAGVYPGDSVVIYGAGPVGLMAAYSAIIKGAGKVMVVDRQSDRLKLAEQIGAIPVDDSAVDPVEFVKDQTMGFGADRGCECVGYQAHDTEGNEHANMTLNRLVDSVRFVGGLGVVGVFLPQDPGAPDKLAKEGQVAFDYGNYWFKGQTMGSGQCPVKKYNRALRDLIAGGKASPSFLVSHELPLDQAPEGYKNFDNREDGWTKVVLHPSNA, from the coding sequence ATGAAAGCAGTAGTTTACAAAGGGCCAAACGACGTCAGCGTCGAGGACGTTCCTGATGCCAAAATAGAGCACCCCGCCGACGTTCTGGTGCGGATTACGACAACCAATATTTGCGGCTCGGACCTCCACATGTACGAAGGCCGGACCAGCTTCGAAACCGGGCGTACTTTTGGCCATGAAAACCTCGGTGAGGTGGTCGAGGTCGGCCCTGCCGTGGACAAAGTCAAAGTTGGCGAAAGGGTGGTTCTGCCGTTCAATATTGCCTGCGGGTTCTGTAAAAACTGCGAACGTGGTTTCACCAACTACTGCCTCACCATGCAGCCTGAACCCAAGCTCGCCGGCGCGGCCTACGGTTTCGCGGACATGGGACCCTACCAAGGCGGCCAGGCTGAGTACCTGCGCGTACCATACGGTGACTTCAACTGCTTGCGCCTGGGCGAAGACGCTGCGGAGAAGGAACTCGACTACGTGATGGTCGCAGACATCTTCCCCACCGGCTGGCACGCCACGGAGATGGCCGGGGTGTACCCCGGGGATTCCGTAGTCATCTATGGTGCTGGACCTGTGGGGCTCATGGCGGCCTACTCGGCCATCATCAAAGGGGCTGGCAAGGTCATGGTCGTGGACCGCCAAAGCGACCGCTTGAAGCTGGCAGAACAGATCGGTGCCATTCCCGTGGATGATTCCGCAGTGGACCCAGTGGAGTTCGTTAAGGACCAGACCATGGGATTCGGGGCCGACCGGGGCTGCGAGTGCGTTGGGTACCAGGCGCACGATACTGAAGGCAACGAACATGCCAACATGACGCTGAACCGGCTCGTGGACTCCGTCCGGTTTGTCGGCGGCCTGGGTGTGGTGGGCGTGTTCCTGCCCCAAGACCCCGGCGCCCCGGACAAACTCGCCAAGGAAGGCCAAGTGGCCTTCGACTACGGGAACTACTGGTTCAAGGGACAAACCATGGGTTCGGGACAGTGCCCGGTGAAAAAGTACAACCGGGCCCTGCGCGACCTCATTGCCGGCGGAAAAGCCAGCCCCTCCTTCCTCGTCAGCCACGAGCTGCCCCTGGATCAAGCACCCGAGGGCTACAAGAACTTCGACAACCGCGAAGACGGCTGGACCAAGGTGGTCCTCCACCCTTCAAACGCATAA
- a CDS encoding hydrolase, with product MLICSTCAVERDEPAPALCPICMDERQYVPEAGQHWTTLDELAKSGHHTTLMESEPGLVSIGTQPKVGIGQTAQLVVTPAGSLLWDPVGYVDDHAVGAILEHGPVLAIAASHPHMFGVQVEWSNRLGGAPVLVSEADREWLGRGSPNVTLWSGSRTIADGLVLHQTGGHFPGSAVAHWAPGADGRGVLLTGDSVFPNPDRRSVAFMRSYPNHLPLSGSVALRIAAQLGDLEFDRIYGNFNNKIPSGAKEVLLNSAQRHDAWSRGEFDHLC from the coding sequence ATGCTGATCTGCTCCACCTGCGCTGTTGAACGAGATGAACCAGCTCCGGCCCTCTGTCCTATCTGCATGGACGAGCGACAGTATGTGCCCGAGGCCGGTCAGCATTGGACCACGCTCGACGAACTCGCCAAGAGCGGACACCACACCACCCTGATGGAAAGCGAGCCTGGCCTCGTAAGCATCGGGACCCAGCCCAAGGTGGGGATCGGCCAAACGGCCCAGCTTGTGGTGACTCCTGCCGGATCGCTGTTGTGGGATCCGGTTGGCTACGTTGACGATCACGCAGTTGGCGCCATCCTGGAACACGGTCCCGTCCTGGCCATCGCCGCCAGCCATCCGCACATGTTTGGTGTGCAGGTCGAATGGTCCAACAGGCTGGGGGGCGCCCCGGTCCTCGTGTCCGAAGCCGACAGGGAATGGTTGGGCCGCGGAAGCCCGAACGTCACCCTCTGGTCAGGCAGCAGAACCATTGCGGACGGTCTGGTGCTTCACCAAACCGGCGGCCACTTTCCCGGTAGTGCCGTGGCGCACTGGGCGCCTGGTGCGGACGGTAGAGGGGTACTGCTGACCGGGGACAGCGTCTTTCCCAACCCCGATCGCCGTTCCGTTGCCTTCATGCGAAGCTACCCCAACCATCTCCCGCTCTCAGGTTCCGTGGCTCTGCGCATCGCCGCGCAGCTCGGCGACCTGGAGTTTGACCGGATCTATGGCAACTTCAACAACAAGATCCCATCAGGCGCCAAGGAAGTGTTGCTCAACTCCGCCCAACGGCACGACGCCTGGTCCCGGGGAGAATTCGACCATCTCTGCTGA
- a CDS encoding zinc-dependent alcohol dehydrogenase, which yields MKSMVYRGPYKVRVEEKDMPPIEHPNDAIVRVTLAAICGSDLHLYHGMMPDTRVGMTFGHEFIGVVEQVGPSVERFKPGDRVMVPFNIYCGSCYFCTRGLYSNCHNVNPNATAVGGIYGYSHTCGGYDGGQAEFVRVPFADVGPGLIPDWMDDEDALLLTDALPTGYFGAQLGDIAEGDTVVVFGAGPVGLFAAKSAWLMGAGRVIVIDHLEYRLEKARTFAHAETYNFVEYDDIVVHLKKTTDYLGADVVIDAVGAEADGNFLQHVTAAKLKLQGGSPIALNWAIDSVRKGGTVSVVGAYGPLFSAVKFGDAMNKGLTLRMNQCPVKRQWPRLFEHIRNGYLKPSDIVTHRIPLEHIAEGYHIFSAKLDDCIKPLIVPNPA from the coding sequence ATGAAGTCAATGGTGTATCGGGGGCCCTACAAGGTGCGCGTGGAAGAGAAAGACATGCCACCGATCGAGCATCCAAACGATGCGATCGTGCGGGTGACGTTAGCCGCTATCTGTGGGTCCGACCTGCATCTCTACCACGGGATGATGCCGGACACGAGGGTAGGAATGACGTTCGGTCACGAGTTCATCGGCGTAGTGGAGCAAGTTGGGCCGTCGGTGGAGCGGTTCAAGCCCGGAGACCGGGTCATGGTGCCGTTCAACATCTATTGCGGATCGTGCTACTTCTGCACCCGCGGACTCTACTCCAACTGCCACAACGTCAACCCCAACGCCACCGCCGTCGGCGGCATCTACGGCTACTCGCACACGTGCGGAGGGTACGACGGCGGCCAGGCAGAGTTCGTGCGCGTCCCTTTCGCCGACGTCGGGCCAGGTTTGATCCCGGACTGGATGGATGACGAGGACGCGCTGCTGCTCACCGACGCCCTGCCGACAGGCTACTTCGGTGCCCAACTGGGCGACATCGCAGAAGGCGACACGGTGGTGGTGTTCGGCGCCGGTCCTGTGGGCCTGTTCGCCGCCAAGTCAGCGTGGCTGATGGGGGCGGGCCGGGTGATCGTTATCGACCACCTGGAGTACCGGCTCGAGAAAGCCCGCACCTTCGCGCACGCAGAAACGTACAACTTCGTGGAGTACGACGACATCGTGGTGCACCTGAAGAAGACTACCGACTACCTGGGCGCCGACGTCGTCATCGACGCCGTCGGGGCCGAGGCGGACGGCAACTTCCTCCAACACGTAACAGCCGCAAAACTGAAGCTGCAGGGCGGCTCCCCCATCGCGCTGAACTGGGCAATCGACTCCGTCCGAAAAGGCGGCACAGTGTCGGTGGTAGGCGCATATGGACCGCTTTTCAGCGCAGTGAAGTTCGGCGATGCCATGAATAAGGGCCTCACCCTCCGGATGAACCAGTGTCCGGTCAAAAGGCAGTGGCCCAGGTTGTTCGAACACATCCGGAACGGTTACCTGAAACCAAGCGACATCGTCACCCACCGCATCCCGCTGGAGCACATTGCCGAGGGTTACCACATCTTCTCAGCCAAGCTCGATGACTGCATCAAGCCGCTCATCGTCCCCAATCCAGCCTGA
- a CDS encoding substrate-binding domain-containing protein, with translation MMIRRLPILAVAAVLSLSVASCSSSATGTSNAPDSGVSEKAQLALEKIKGQVLSKGPNGETPSPASVADLTPEEIEKIKGLNAKAAIVMHYGGNDWATAQVNGLKSELDKLGIKVIATTDANFKPDKQVSDIETVMTQNPDVIISIPTDPVATASAYKKAAATGTKLVFMDNVPQGLTAGKDYVSVVSADNYGNGVVSAHQMAKALGGKGKVGLVYHQADFFVTKQRHEGFKDTITKEYPEIQIVEEKGIAGPDFAGDAQAAANAMISKYPDLAGIWAVWDVPAEGVMAAARAAGRQDLKIATEDLGKNVAIALAKNELVVGLGAQVPFDQGVTEARLAAGALIGKEAPAYVALSALPVDHSNVLEAWKQVYHEDAPKDIQESYKQ, from the coding sequence ATGATGATCCGCAGGCTTCCCATCCTGGCCGTGGCAGCAGTCCTGTCACTTTCCGTCGCCTCGTGCAGCAGTTCGGCAACTGGAACCTCAAACGCCCCCGACTCCGGCGTGTCCGAGAAAGCCCAACTGGCCCTCGAGAAGATCAAGGGCCAGGTGTTGAGCAAAGGCCCTAACGGCGAGACGCCGTCCCCGGCCTCCGTGGCCGACCTGACGCCCGAAGAAATCGAGAAGATCAAAGGCCTGAACGCCAAAGCAGCGATCGTGATGCACTACGGCGGCAATGACTGGGCCACGGCCCAAGTCAATGGACTCAAGAGCGAACTGGACAAGCTCGGTATCAAGGTCATCGCCACGACAGACGCGAACTTCAAGCCGGACAAGCAGGTTTCGGACATCGAAACAGTCATGACGCAAAACCCGGACGTGATCATCTCCATCCCCACAGACCCCGTGGCCACAGCTTCCGCATACAAGAAGGCAGCGGCCACCGGCACGAAGCTCGTCTTCATGGACAACGTCCCCCAGGGACTGACAGCCGGCAAGGATTACGTTTCGGTTGTCTCGGCTGACAACTATGGCAACGGTGTCGTGTCAGCCCACCAAATGGCCAAAGCGCTCGGTGGCAAGGGAAAGGTGGGGCTTGTCTACCACCAGGCCGACTTCTTCGTCACCAAACAACGCCATGAAGGATTCAAGGACACGATCACCAAGGAATACCCGGAGATCCAGATCGTGGAAGAGAAGGGTATCGCTGGCCCTGACTTTGCAGGAGACGCCCAGGCGGCTGCCAACGCCATGATCAGCAAGTATCCCGACCTGGCCGGAATCTGGGCCGTATGGGACGTCCCCGCAGAAGGCGTCATGGCCGCAGCGCGCGCCGCAGGCCGCCAGGATTTGAAGATCGCCACTGAGGACCTCGGAAAGAACGTGGCCATCGCCTTGGCCAAGAACGAGCTCGTCGTCGGCCTCGGCGCCCAGGTCCCCTTCGACCAAGGTGTTACGGAAGCGCGGCTCGCAGCAGGGGCACTGATCGGCAAGGAAGCTCCGGCATACGTTGCACTGAGCGCCCTCCCCGTGGACCACTCCAACGTCCTCGAAGCATGGAAGCAGGTCTACCACGAGGACGCTCCCAAGGACATCCAAGAGTCCTACAAGCAATAG